A window of Luteolibacter flavescens contains these coding sequences:
- a CDS encoding NACHT domain-containing protein produces MMKNPLPIRLLGRSSNESGDLFTRLVRDLFFSLGYDNLQLDVATSGREVDLQGNHRFENRRFAAECKAHANVIGGGDLNKFLGVLTRERTRHAPLSVAGYFVSLSGFTGSGIKQEEDSGNEGLILFDGSKVVDELQRARVIVQKESATEFAGRCVAANGLRGVQFEKAEVVCYSAGYLWAVYYSRGKNLSHFVFIHADGTPLAKSVAASVIDADKNSGGIMCSLSYVAPPEELDLSDLREDAFNQYKKWLGEECGYIQLDGLPADSDLSATKLRLERLFVPLRATYKKQAADRNKIGLFSVGLSGIFVDDVPVDEDEIDKYEEVDELDFIDDEVESGVVVEPIGDLLSRESHVAVLASPGGGKSTLVKRLATAYSFPDRRLEVADGLPERDWLPLYLRCRDLRDRSNRPVLELLHGISAFANMKDDMAKCFRDGVSDALRAGKVLLLVDGLDEISEEGSRRAFAQNLRTFVAMFPGVMLVVTSRVAGFRDIAGVIAGTCQQITLAPLDGEDVRRLCVSWHSEVVADTEHVRREASELADVIWGNRHIRSLVENPLLLTTLLVVKRSNGEIPPSRAELYSEAVRVLVRTWNVEGYAPLDERETLARLSYVACAMMQRGIQLIGNVALIGLLNDAAREMEPELQFAKVSPSEFIQRIEYRSSLLMQTGYQRLEGELQPVYEFRHLTFQEYLAAKGFVSEQYPGRNDEAPLVEVLSPHLEDERWQEVIPLASVLAGRKAEAVIRRILRECSSEEAGQEAEIRSRPKASVKLLGQCILEEVTLTPGALRAALVEISLKLGRGRPSLVLESIFNGKFGGALKATVQECYFSMGDNWTYFESALSEIFRFEIKRSRSELLDREFVGDLVGDLIAGNREVKVRCALLLMQTAFECRESEAKTAEVLTPFAQDILGGLLEMLHSGDLPSAQSASWSLAWLGHSGIWPAPTSLELIQRLFHIWRHESATELVRKAAWAFYSQPLFPRDSIADEFWGACDPWHERQWDESAQGARCVAAITLGWYRRSPWSDEKLVEMIVQSQAHGSLLPKNIRYMLSSLGEAGNRVVKSWDKKK; encoded by the coding sequence TTCAGGGTAATCATCGCTTTGAAAATAGGCGTTTTGCAGCGGAATGCAAAGCCCATGCTAATGTTATTGGTGGAGGGGATTTGAACAAGTTTCTGGGCGTGCTTACACGCGAGCGTACAAGGCACGCACCGCTATCTGTTGCTGGTTATTTTGTCTCGTTGAGCGGATTCACTGGTTCTGGTATTAAACAAGAAGAGGATAGTGGTAACGAGGGTCTGATTTTATTCGATGGATCTAAGGTGGTTGACGAACTTCAGCGGGCTCGAGTGATTGTTCAGAAAGAATCTGCAACAGAATTTGCAGGCCGTTGTGTTGCGGCGAATGGGCTGCGTGGCGTGCAATTTGAGAAGGCTGAGGTAGTCTGCTATTCGGCAGGGTATTTGTGGGCTGTCTATTATTCTCGTGGAAAAAATTTAAGCCATTTTGTTTTTATTCATGCGGATGGAACTCCCCTTGCTAAATCAGTGGCCGCATCGGTGATTGATGCCGATAAAAATAGCGGTGGAATTATGTGTTCTCTATCTTATGTGGCTCCTCCGGAGGAATTGGATCTGAGTGATTTGCGTGAAGATGCCTTCAATCAGTATAAAAAATGGCTTGGAGAGGAGTGTGGTTATATTCAGTTGGATGGTTTGCCTGCAGATAGTGACTTGAGTGCTACAAAACTTCGGCTCGAAAGGCTTTTCGTTCCACTGAGAGCGACTTATAAGAAGCAAGCCGCTGATCGAAATAAGATAGGGTTGTTTAGTGTTGGTCTAAGTGGTATTTTTGTTGATGATGTTCCTGTTGATGAAGATGAAATTGATAAATACGAAGAGGTTGATGAGTTGGACTTTATTGATGATGAGGTTGAGTCGGGTGTAGTGGTTGAGCCAATTGGGGATTTACTGTCGAGGGAGTCGCATGTGGCTGTGTTGGCCAGTCCAGGAGGTGGTAAGAGCACGCTTGTAAAGAGGCTGGCAACGGCATACTCATTTCCGGATCGTAGACTTGAAGTTGCAGATGGGTTGCCTGAACGTGATTGGTTGCCGCTTTATCTGCGGTGTCGTGATCTGAGGGATAGGTCTAACCGTCCCGTTCTGGAATTATTGCATGGGATCTCTGCATTCGCCAACATGAAGGACGACATGGCGAAGTGCTTTCGAGATGGGGTGAGTGATGCATTACGAGCGGGGAAGGTTCTTTTGTTGGTAGACGGACTCGATGAAATTTCCGAGGAAGGGTCCCGACGGGCCTTTGCGCAAAATTTACGAACGTTTGTTGCAATGTTTCCTGGCGTGATGCTTGTAGTCACTTCAAGAGTTGCCGGGTTCCGAGATATTGCTGGGGTAATCGCTGGAACATGCCAGCAGATCACGCTCGCGCCATTGGACGGCGAAGATGTGAGGCGGCTTTGTGTAAGTTGGCATTCTGAAGTAGTTGCTGATACGGAACATGTGCGTCGGGAGGCTTCGGAGCTTGCGGATGTTATATGGGGTAATCGGCATATTCGAAGTTTGGTCGAAAACCCCCTTCTTCTAACAACGTTGCTGGTTGTTAAGCGTTCAAATGGTGAGATTCCTCCATCTCGGGCAGAACTTTACTCCGAAGCGGTTCGGGTGCTGGTGAGGACTTGGAACGTTGAGGGATATGCTCCCCTTGATGAGCGGGAAACTCTCGCGAGGCTGTCTTACGTTGCTTGTGCTATGATGCAGAGAGGTATTCAGCTTATTGGAAATGTTGCTCTTATTGGTCTGTTGAATGATGCAGCGAGAGAGATGGAGCCGGAACTGCAGTTCGCCAAGGTTTCGCCGAGTGAGTTCATTCAGCGAATTGAGTATAGAAGTAGCCTGCTCATGCAGACGGGTTATCAGCGCCTGGAAGGGGAGTTGCAACCCGTATACGAATTTAGGCACTTGACGTTTCAGGAATATCTAGCGGCAAAAGGCTTTGTCTCTGAGCAGTATCCCGGTCGTAATGATGAGGCACCTCTAGTCGAGGTCTTGTCACCTCATTTGGAAGATGAGCGCTGGCAAGAGGTGATTCCTCTTGCCTCGGTTCTAGCCGGACGAAAAGCTGAAGCCGTTATAAGAAGGATTTTGAGGGAATGCTCCTCTGAAGAGGCGGGTCAAGAGGCGGAGATTAGAAGTCGACCGAAGGCGTCTGTGAAATTACTTGGGCAATGCATCCTTGAGGAGGTTACTCTTACTCCGGGGGCTCTGAGGGCTGCATTGGTAGAGATATCGCTGAAGCTTGGGAGGGGCAGGCCATCTCTAGTTTTGGAGTCGATATTTAACGGTAAATTCGGGGGTGCGCTAAAAGCTACGGTTCAAGAGTGCTATTTTTCGATGGGTGATAACTGGACGTATTTTGAGTCTGCCCTTAGTGAGATATTTCGATTTGAGATCAAGAGGTCTAGGTCTGAGTTGCTGGACCGTGAATTTGTCGGAGATCTTGTCGGTGATTTGATTGCAGGTAACAGAGAGGTTAAGGTTCGCTGTGCTTTGCTTTTGATGCAGACCGCATTTGAATGTCGAGAAAGCGAGGCGAAGACGGCTGAAGTATTAACGCCTTTCGCTCAGGATATTCTTGGAGGTCTCCTAGAGATGCTCCATTCCGGGGACCTGCCGAGTGCCCAATCCGCCTCGTGGTCGCTCGCTTGGCTTGGCCACAGCGGAATCTGGCCTGCGCCGACGTCGTTAGAATTGATTCAAAGGCTGTTTCACATCTGGCGCCATGAAAGCGCGACTGAGCTTGTCAGGAAAGCTGCATGGGCTTTCTATAGTCAGCCTCTTTTTCCAAGGGATTCTATTGCTGACGAGTTTTGGGGCGCGTGTGATCCATGGCATGAACGTCAATGGGATGAATCAGCACAGGGAGCTAGGTGTGTGGCAGCGATAACACTTGGTTGGTACCGTCGATCACCTTGGAGTGACGAAAAGTTGGTGGAAATGATTGTGCAATCCCAAGCTCATGGAAGTCTGCTTCCGAAGAATATTCGTTATATGCTTTCTTCGCTTGGTGAGGCTGGGAATCGGGTTGTTAAAAGTTGGGATAAGAAAAAATGA
- the lysA gene encoding diaminopimelate decarboxylase, translating to MHGFAYRHGSLHCEDVNLQTLADEHGTPLYVYSANTIRDHYRRLDAALGAIDHEVAYAVKANSNLSVLKLLVDEHAGFDIVSGGELFRVIKAGGDPAKCTFAGVGKTRAEIEYALQQGIYSFNVESEEELRYLNEVAADLGVIAPAAVRVNPNVDAKTHKYISTGKSENKFGVDFDAISDLYARAAKELAHVKLRGLQMHIGSQLTSIQPFIEAVEKVAPLATHLKVTHGIEFWSIGGGIGIVYHGSLDSGDTGWWEGKPEGERPLTIAQYGEALVPRLENLGLKILLEPGRLIVGNAGVLLTKCLYEKRGKAKTFKVVDAGMNDLIRPALYEGHHEIAPLKEPTGETRKVDVVGPICESGDFFCQDRELPDFQPGETVALLSAGAYGFAMASNYNSRPMPAEILVDGDSARVIRKRQTLEDIIAGEG from the coding sequence ATGCACGGATTCGCCTACCGCCATGGCTCGCTCCACTGCGAGGATGTCAATCTCCAGACCCTCGCCGACGAGCACGGCACCCCGCTCTACGTCTACTCCGCAAACACGATCCGCGACCACTACCGCAGGCTCGATGCCGCGCTCGGCGCGATCGACCACGAGGTGGCCTACGCCGTAAAGGCAAACTCGAATCTCTCCGTGCTGAAGCTGCTCGTGGACGAGCACGCCGGCTTTGACATCGTCTCCGGCGGCGAGCTTTTCCGCGTGATCAAGGCGGGCGGCGACCCGGCCAAGTGCACCTTCGCCGGCGTGGGCAAGACCCGCGCGGAGATCGAGTACGCGCTCCAGCAGGGCATCTACTCCTTCAATGTCGAGAGCGAGGAAGAGCTGCGCTACCTGAATGAAGTGGCCGCCGACCTCGGCGTCATCGCCCCGGCCGCCGTGCGCGTGAATCCGAACGTGGACGCGAAGACCCACAAGTACATCTCCACCGGCAAGTCCGAGAACAAGTTCGGCGTCGACTTCGATGCCATCAGCGACCTCTACGCCCGCGCCGCGAAGGAGCTGGCGCACGTGAAGCTCCGCGGCCTGCAGATGCACATCGGCTCGCAGCTCACCTCCATCCAGCCCTTCATCGAGGCCGTGGAAAAGGTCGCCCCGCTGGCCACCCACCTGAAGGTCACCCACGGCATCGAGTTCTGGTCCATCGGCGGCGGCATCGGCATCGTCTATCACGGCTCGCTGGACTCCGGCGACACCGGCTGGTGGGAGGGCAAGCCGGAGGGCGAGCGCCCGCTGACCATCGCCCAGTACGGCGAGGCCCTCGTCCCGCGCCTGGAGAATCTCGGCCTGAAGATCCTGCTCGAGCCCGGCCGCCTCATCGTGGGGAATGCCGGCGTGCTGCTCACCAAGTGCCTCTACGAGAAGCGCGGCAAGGCGAAGACCTTCAAGGTCGTGGACGCCGGCATGAATGACCTCATCCGCCCCGCCCTCTACGAAGGCCACCACGAGATCGCCCCGCTCAAGGAGCCCACCGGCGAAACCCGCAAGGTGGACGTCGTCGGCCCCATCTGCGAAAGCGGCGACTTCTTCTGCCAGGACCGCGAGCTCCCGGACTTCCAGCCCGGCGAGACCGTCGCCCTGCTCAGCGCCGGAGCCTACGGCTTCGCCATGGCCTCGAACTACAACTCCCGCCCCATGCCCGCCGAGATCCTCGTCGACGGCGACAGCGCCCGCGTCATCCGCAAGCGCCAGACGCTTGAGGATATCATCGCGGGGGAAGGCTGA
- a CDS encoding VIT domain-containing protein, producing the protein MKRILGILCCWFSACLVLQAQIQGPRMTVAGTQTILEIEEAAVDIRVTGGVARTEMELVFRNDTDRMVEGEFTLPLPEGATVSSYALEVNGALREAVAVEKERASRAYETIKRQMIDPGIVERQAGNVYRTRVFPVPAKGTKRLRIGYVENLPRGADSYRYRVPLRFAGLLKEFRAGVAVADDAGLKLTGTTPVSFVADGKGKRLAKASAVRLDGEMEITVPFSAGPELLVEGKDDPVFLLGDVFPDLPDEARVPAHAVSLFWDASESCARRDPVAMFRLLDQWFLAQGEVKVAVKLLRNDVEDAGVHEVRGGDWSAIRRLLESVDYDGASSLAGIESGDSDLVLYCGDGEVTWGGATTGLLKSPLLVLHRGAGPLAPALAERAEATGGAVVNADAEDTATALRKLRMLPLRVTGVSGNGVKDFQVAAGDMTPGAPVRISGRLTTSASILEISYGVGKETRVRRQMAVPVALPDEGLLRRLWAQGVLAELEKGGDRSAIIDHCRKHGLVSDETSLIVLERFQDHITYEIPPPEPDLKERYDLELAKRRGAEVRSLIFEWKARVAWHRQSFPWREVGLLPRIRRIGIWKDSVGKVFQADEIDAASFATVTGWRDRALALIERKDALTDAAAYREWVGQVDALFEEGKGIPKTPVAPPAAGKPLVVSVRGLVVRPGQVKSAGKLTLLDSVAQAGGPLWDGGMLGRVALYRNSGKTVYNTYSKRFEDIELRPGDMVVVEGDPYAYGGSDDPFFDAPAHDPAADDPVVEEPGDLAGESLSTLGSGSGDPFGAGNSSGGSPVVMMPAHPSDGGMADLAAFEEKLKAGADPYRAYLEAKDGKQRVPMFYSEAARRLFAAGHEALALRVISTLSERDRGRAAAFWLMEFGQPEAAARLLRELPEMERSLPVGYALAETAASEREAANCFGGVVGVNNLLSGSVIALTDLNRLDDGGIPEFEGNLTCDLRIVVQSEFPGIVPELQVLHPGGKLESTWAPSPIGGRLTSGPGIAEFAIRRAVPGRYQVRVLSENGTTYRIAIYKDWGRDSQKTERITKWVGPGEQEVVSDLEFEFRPASEK; encoded by the coding sequence ATGAAGCGTATCCTTGGTATCCTGTGTTGTTGGTTCTCGGCGTGCCTCGTCCTGCAGGCGCAGATACAGGGGCCTCGGATGACGGTGGCGGGGACGCAGACGATCCTCGAGATCGAGGAGGCGGCGGTGGACATCCGGGTGACGGGCGGTGTGGCGCGGACGGAGATGGAGCTGGTCTTCCGCAATGATACCGACCGCATGGTGGAGGGGGAATTCACGCTGCCACTGCCCGAGGGGGCGACCGTCTCCAGCTATGCGCTGGAGGTGAATGGCGCGCTGCGCGAGGCCGTGGCCGTGGAGAAGGAGCGGGCGAGCCGCGCCTACGAGACGATCAAGCGCCAGATGATCGATCCCGGCATCGTCGAGCGCCAGGCGGGAAATGTCTATCGTACGCGCGTCTTCCCCGTACCGGCGAAGGGCACGAAGCGCCTGCGGATCGGCTACGTGGAGAACCTGCCGCGAGGGGCGGACAGCTATCGCTACCGCGTGCCGCTGAGATTCGCAGGGCTGCTGAAGGAATTCCGCGCCGGGGTCGCCGTCGCTGATGATGCGGGGCTGAAGCTGACCGGCACCACGCCCGTTTCCTTCGTCGCGGATGGAAAGGGGAAGCGGCTGGCCAAGGCGAGTGCCGTGAGGCTGGACGGGGAGATGGAGATCACGGTGCCATTTTCCGCCGGACCGGAGCTGCTGGTGGAGGGGAAGGATGATCCCGTCTTCCTGCTCGGCGATGTCTTCCCGGATCTGCCGGACGAGGCCCGGGTGCCCGCCCATGCGGTCAGTCTTTTCTGGGATGCCTCCGAGTCCTGCGCCCGGCGTGATCCCGTGGCGATGTTCCGGTTGCTCGACCAGTGGTTCCTCGCGCAGGGAGAGGTGAAGGTCGCGGTGAAGCTGCTGCGGAATGACGTCGAGGACGCGGGCGTCCATGAGGTCCGCGGCGGGGACTGGAGTGCGATCCGCAGGCTGCTGGAGTCCGTGGACTACGATGGCGCGTCCTCGCTGGCCGGCATAGAGAGCGGCGACTCGGATCTGGTGCTCTACTGCGGTGATGGCGAGGTGACCTGGGGCGGCGCGACGACAGGCCTGCTCAAGTCACCGCTGCTGGTGCTGCACCGCGGGGCGGGGCCGCTGGCCCCGGCGCTTGCCGAGCGGGCCGAGGCCACCGGCGGTGCGGTGGTGAATGCGGATGCCGAAGACACGGCCACCGCCCTGCGGAAGCTGCGGATGCTCCCGCTCCGCGTGACCGGCGTCTCGGGGAATGGCGTGAAGGATTTCCAAGTCGCGGCGGGCGACATGACTCCGGGCGCGCCGGTGCGGATCAGCGGCCGGCTGACCACCTCGGCCAGCATTCTGGAGATCTCCTACGGCGTGGGAAAAGAGACGCGTGTGCGGCGTCAGATGGCGGTGCCCGTCGCGCTTCCCGACGAGGGCCTGCTGCGGCGCTTGTGGGCACAGGGCGTGCTGGCGGAGTTGGAAAAAGGGGGCGACCGCTCCGCGATCATCGATCACTGCCGGAAGCACGGGTTGGTCAGCGACGAGACCTCGCTGATCGTGCTGGAGCGATTCCAGGATCACATCACCTACGAGATCCCGCCGCCGGAGCCGGATCTGAAGGAGCGCTATGACCTCGAGCTTGCCAAGCGACGGGGGGCGGAGGTGCGCAGTCTCATCTTCGAGTGGAAGGCGCGGGTGGCCTGGCATCGGCAGTCATTCCCGTGGCGGGAGGTGGGGCTGCTCCCGCGCATCCGCCGGATCGGGATCTGGAAGGACTCGGTGGGGAAGGTCTTCCAAGCGGACGAGATCGACGCGGCCTCCTTTGCTACGGTGACGGGCTGGCGGGATCGTGCGCTGGCACTCATCGAGCGGAAGGATGCGCTGACCGATGCCGCGGCCTACCGGGAGTGGGTCGGGCAGGTCGATGCGCTCTTCGAGGAGGGCAAGGGGATTCCCAAAACACCGGTGGCGCCGCCTGCCGCGGGCAAGCCGCTGGTCGTCTCCGTGCGCGGCCTGGTCGTCCGGCCCGGCCAGGTGAAGTCCGCGGGCAAGCTGACGCTGCTTGACTCAGTGGCCCAGGCGGGCGGTCCGTTGTGGGATGGTGGCATGCTCGGTCGGGTGGCCCTCTACCGGAACAGCGGGAAGACCGTTTACAATACCTACAGCAAGCGCTTCGAGGACATCGAGCTGCGACCCGGCGACATGGTGGTGGTGGAGGGCGATCCGTATGCCTACGGCGGCTCTGATGACCCCTTTTTCGACGCCCCGGCGCACGATCCGGCAGCGGATGATCCTGTGGTGGAGGAGCCGGGTGACTTGGCTGGGGAAAGTTTGAGCACCCTGGGGAGTGGATCGGGTGATCCCTTCGGCGCTGGCAATTCTTCCGGAGGCTCGCCCGTCGTGATGATGCCGGCCCATCCGTCCGACGGGGGCATGGCGGACCTCGCGGCATTCGAGGAAAAGCTCAAGGCAGGGGCCGACCCGTATCGGGCCTACCTGGAAGCGAAGGACGGGAAGCAACGCGTCCCCATGTTTTACAGCGAGGCGGCGCGCCGGTTGTTTGCCGCGGGGCATGAGGCACTGGCGCTGCGGGTGATCTCGACCTTGTCCGAGCGCGACCGCGGTCGGGCGGCGGCGTTCTGGCTGATGGAGTTCGGCCAGCCTGAGGCTGCCGCCCGCCTGTTGCGAGAGCTGCCGGAGATGGAGCGCTCCCTGCCGGTGGGGTATGCCCTTGCTGAGACAGCCGCCAGCGAGCGTGAGGCCGCCAACTGTTTCGGAGGGGTGGTGGGAGTGAACAATTTGTTGAGTGGATCGGTCATCGCGCTGACCGACCTCAATCGACTCGATGACGGAGGGATACCGGAGTTCGAGGGGAATCTGACCTGTGACCTGCGCATCGTCGTCCAGTCCGAGTTCCCCGGGATCGTGCCCGAACTGCAGGTGCTGCACCCGGGCGGGAAGCTGGAGAGCACGTGGGCGCCGAGCCCGATCGGCGGACGTTTGACCTCGGGTCCCGGTATCGCCGAGTTCGCGATCCGCCGGGCCGTGCCGGGCAGATACCAGGTGAGGGTGCTGTCCGAGAATGGCACCACCTATCGCATCGCGATTTACAAGGACTGGGGCCGGGACTCGCAGAAGACGGAGCGGATCACGAAGTGGGTGGGCCCGGGGGAGCAGGAAGTCGTGAGCGATCTGGAATTCGAATTCCGGCCCGCTTCGGAAAAGTGA
- a CDS encoding DoxX family protein — MPSRKTNEIGPWVALVLRVALGVFFAYSGWQKVFGTGLDEFTRAVGNYKMLYPPWDAVLAYTIPWVEMVVGACLILGLWKRGALVVLAGLVATFAIGVGHAWSKGLNIACGCHGNPDGTPMDYTMKFVEFGGYWLAIGLVWWLGRKTSGHVFGGTKMKLPG, encoded by the coding sequence GTGCCATCCCGGAAAACCAATGAAATCGGCCCATGGGTCGCGCTCGTCCTGCGGGTCGCGCTGGGTGTGTTTTTCGCCTACAGCGGGTGGCAAAAGGTCTTTGGCACCGGGCTTGATGAATTCACCCGCGCGGTGGGGAATTACAAGATGCTCTACCCGCCGTGGGACGCGGTGCTCGCCTACACCATCCCCTGGGTGGAGATGGTGGTCGGTGCCTGCCTCATCCTCGGCCTGTGGAAGCGCGGCGCTCTGGTGGTGCTCGCCGGACTGGTGGCCACCTTCGCCATCGGCGTCGGCCATGCGTGGAGCAAGGGGCTGAATATCGCCTGCGGTTGCCACGGGAATCCGGACGGCACGCCGATGGACTACACGATGAAGTTCGTGGAATTCGGCGGCTACTGGCTGGCCATCGGCCTCGTCTGGTGGCTCGGCCGGAAGACCAGCGGCCACGTCTTCGGCGGGACGAAAATGAAGCTGCCGGGCTGA
- the pyrF gene encoding orotidine-5'-phosphate decarboxylase — MRYRERLQARIAATGSRLCVGLDPRPGEGGIEAVPDFLKRVVDETWQHAAAFKPNMAYFEAMGLRGIEILEKMLGDMPSEVPVILDAKRSDIGETQKYYAHSYFAHWKVDAVTLNPFLGYDSIEPFLAWEGKGIYLLAVTSNAGSADFQQQTLADGRSVFELVTALGERAKGLPTDVGYVVGLTNAAGVLAKIPDAPLLVPGLGAQGGDLAALAAAARTAPDVINVSRGILYADDGSSYGERARSWAARISQAYEEPVA; from the coding sequence ATGCGCTACCGCGAACGTTTGCAGGCGAGGATTGCGGCGACCGGCTCCCGCCTTTGTGTGGGCCTCGACCCCCGGCCCGGTGAGGGCGGCATCGAGGCGGTCCCGGATTTCCTCAAGCGGGTCGTCGATGAAACCTGGCAGCACGCCGCGGCCTTCAAGCCGAACATGGCCTACTTCGAGGCGATGGGCCTGCGAGGCATCGAGATCCTGGAAAAAATGCTCGGCGACATGCCGTCCGAGGTGCCGGTGATCCTGGACGCGAAGCGCAGCGACATCGGCGAGACGCAGAAGTACTATGCCCATAGTTACTTCGCCCACTGGAAGGTGGATGCCGTGACGCTGAATCCTTTCCTCGGCTATGACTCCATCGAGCCCTTCCTCGCCTGGGAAGGGAAGGGGATCTACCTGCTGGCGGTGACGTCGAATGCCGGGTCGGCGGATTTCCAGCAGCAGACGCTGGCGGACGGCCGCTCGGTCTTCGAGTTGGTAACTGCACTGGGTGAGCGTGCGAAAGGCCTGCCCACCGACGTCGGCTACGTGGTCGGCCTGACGAATGCCGCCGGGGTGCTGGCCAAGATCCCGGACGCGCCGCTGCTCGTGCCCGGCCTGGGAGCACAGGGTGGCGACCTCGCCGCGCTGGCCGCGGCCGCCCGCACCGCGCCGGACGTGATCAATGTGTCCCGCGGCATCCTTTATGCTGACGATGGCAGCAGCTACGGCGAGCGTGCCAGATCGTGGGCGGCGAGAATTTCGCAGGCCTACGAAGAACCGGTCGCGTGA
- a CDS encoding MBL fold metallo-hydrolase, which produces MPRNEHPKTGQVTAHYSGLLPQKGWPGRNYKFFRHRIVPGMFSKRGGLAQDPVLTVPENGSVRVTWVGHASFLLQFADHSVMIDPNWARWHGFVKRLREPGLPLKSIPELDLVAVSHAHFDHLHKPSLKALKSRGGIIVPRGSGSLVKRLGFPAVHEVKVWDHFEFNSLNVIHTPSHHWGARYLHDIHRDYGGYLIESGGKSVFHCGDSAWFDGFAEIGRRLPNIDVALMPIGAYDAPSGRDVHLNPEEAVRAFAEIGAKVMIPMHYGTFPLGNEPLGEPVERLLMEADRLGISEKILIPEEGVGIEW; this is translated from the coding sequence ATGCCGAGGAACGAACATCCGAAGACCGGTCAAGTGACCGCCCACTACTCCGGCCTGCTGCCGCAGAAGGGCTGGCCGGGGCGGAATTACAAGTTCTTCCGGCATCGCATCGTGCCCGGCATGTTTTCGAAGCGCGGGGGCCTGGCGCAGGACCCCGTGCTGACCGTCCCCGAAAACGGCAGTGTGCGGGTGACGTGGGTCGGGCATGCCTCCTTCCTCCTGCAATTCGCCGATCACTCGGTGATGATCGACCCGAACTGGGCGCGCTGGCATGGCTTCGTGAAGCGCCTGCGCGAGCCCGGCCTGCCGCTGAAGTCGATCCCTGAGCTGGACCTGGTGGCCGTGAGCCATGCGCACTTCGACCATCTTCACAAGCCAAGCCTGAAGGCGCTGAAATCCCGCGGCGGCATCATTGTCCCGCGCGGCAGCGGCAGCCTGGTGAAACGCCTCGGCTTCCCCGCCGTGCATGAGGTGAAGGTGTGGGACCATTTCGAGTTTAACAGCCTGAATGTGATCCACACGCCTAGCCACCACTGGGGTGCACGTTACCTGCACGACATCCATCGCGACTACGGCGGCTACCTCATCGAGTCCGGTGGCAAGAGCGTGTTCCACTGCGGCGACAGCGCGTGGTTCGACGGCTTTGCCGAGATCGGTCGCCGTCTGCCGAATATCGACGTCGCGCTGATGCCCATCGGTGCCTACGACGCGCCGAGCGGACGCGACGTGCACCTGAATCCGGAGGAGGCCGTGCGCGCCTTCGCCGAGATCGGCGCGAAGGTCATGATCCCGATGCACTACGGCACTTTCCCGCTCGGCAATGAACCGCTCGGCGAACCCGTCGAGCGTCTGCTGATGGAGGCCGACCGCCTCGGCATCAGCGAGAAGATCCTCATTCCCGAGGAAGGCGTCGGCATCGAATGGTGA